The following coding sequences lie in one Rhizobium rhododendri genomic window:
- a CDS encoding segregation and condensation protein A produces MDRLWQEPAVDRDPQEPALVIDIAGFEGPLDLLLHLARNQKVDLARISVLALAEQYLVFVETARRVRIELAADYLVMAAWLAFLKSKLLIPQQNKDDGPSGEEMAEALAFRLKRLEAMRDAAASLVNRNRLGRDVFARGAPEHIPDQRQSAFDASLYDLLNAYAGLRQRQAITQVTIERRTVWSLVEARAILTRMIGDVPEWTALEHYLLRYMTSPSERVTAIASAFAASLELVREGKMEIRQEGAFQPLYMRRGPKHAILDAAE; encoded by the coding sequence ATGGATCGGCTGTGGCAGGAACCTGCCGTGGATCGCGATCCGCAGGAGCCGGCACTTGTCATCGACATCGCCGGCTTCGAAGGGCCGCTCGACCTGCTGCTGCATCTTGCGCGCAACCAGAAGGTCGATCTGGCGCGGATTTCGGTGCTGGCGCTGGCCGAACAATATCTGGTCTTCGTCGAGACCGCGCGCCGGGTCCGCATCGAGCTTGCGGCCGACTACCTGGTCATGGCGGCATGGCTTGCCTTTCTGAAATCGAAGCTGCTCATTCCACAGCAGAACAAGGATGACGGGCCGAGCGGCGAGGAAATGGCCGAGGCGCTGGCCTTCCGGCTGAAGCGGCTCGAGGCGATGCGGGATGCTGCCGCCAGCCTCGTCAACCGCAACCGGCTCGGCCGCGATGTGTTCGCCCGGGGGGCGCCGGAGCACATTCCGGACCAGCGGCAGTCGGCCTTCGACGCCAGCCTCTACGATCTTCTCAATGCCTATGCAGGGCTGCGTCAGCGCCAGGCTATAACCCAGGTAACGATCGAACGGCGGACCGTGTGGTCGCTCGTCGAGGCGCGCGCCATCCTGACACGGATGATCGGCGACGTGCCTGAATGGACGGCGCTCGAGCATTACCTGCTGCGCTACATGACAAGCCCGAGCGAGCGAGTGACCGCCATCGCCAGCGCTTTTGCAGCGTCGCTGGAGCTTGTGCGCGAGGGCAAGATGGAGATCCGCCAGGAAGGCGCCTTCCAGCCGCTCTACATGCGCCGTGGCCCGAAGCACGCCATCCTCGACGCGGCGGAATAG
- the nagZ gene encoding beta-N-acetylhexosaminidase, whose product MTESKAMILGCSGLSITPEERAFYAGERPWGFILFGRNIGEPAQIADLVAALRDSVGADVPVMIDQEGGRVQRIRPPILQHYPSGQALGDIYRRDREAGLRAAWLMSRLHAFDLLKFGINIDCLPVLDVPVEGSSNVIGNRAYGGDPVTVTEMGRAASEGLKAGGVLPVMKHMPGHGRGFADSHHELPVVSVSRSELEAHDFPPFMALKDELMAMTCHVVFTSIDPDNPATTSKIVIDEVIRDFIGFKGLLISDDTSMNALAGTIGERAANIIAGGCDIVLHCNGIMDEMKQVVGAVPVLSGEALARTRAVEAAFGQGDGADEEAIRAEFDGMLSIA is encoded by the coding sequence ATGACCGAATCGAAAGCAATGATCCTGGGCTGTAGCGGCCTGTCCATCACTCCCGAAGAGCGCGCCTTCTATGCCGGCGAGCGGCCGTGGGGGTTCATTCTGTTTGGCCGCAACATCGGCGAGCCGGCGCAGATCGCCGACCTCGTGGCTGCCCTTCGCGACAGCGTCGGTGCCGACGTGCCCGTCATGATCGACCAGGAGGGTGGCCGGGTGCAGCGTATCCGTCCGCCGATCCTGCAGCATTATCCGTCAGGCCAGGCGCTCGGAGATATCTATCGCCGCGACCGCGAGGCGGGCCTGCGCGCCGCCTGGCTGATGTCACGGCTGCACGCCTTCGATCTCCTGAAGTTCGGCATCAACATCGATTGCCTGCCGGTGCTCGACGTCCCCGTCGAGGGCAGCAGCAACGTCATCGGCAACCGCGCCTATGGCGGCGACCCGGTGACCGTGACCGAGATGGGCCGCGCCGCATCGGAGGGCCTGAAGGCCGGCGGCGTGCTGCCTGTCATGAAGCATATGCCGGGCCATGGCCGGGGCTTTGCCGACTCGCATCACGAACTGCCTGTGGTATCCGTGTCCCGGTCAGAGCTCGAAGCCCATGATTTCCCGCCCTTCATGGCGCTGAAGGACGAGCTGATGGCGATGACCTGCCATGTCGTCTTCACCTCCATCGATCCCGACAACCCGGCAACGACATCGAAGATCGTCATCGACGAAGTCATTCGCGACTTCATCGGCTTCAAGGGACTTCTGATCTCCGACGACACCTCGATGAATGCGCTTGCCGGCACGATTGGCGAGCGGGCTGCAAATATCATTGCCGGCGGCTGCGATATCGTGTTGCATTGCAATGGCATTATGGACGAAATGAAGCAGGTGGTTGGCGCAGTGCCTGTGCTTTCGGGCGAAGCGCTTGCGCGGACCAGGGCGGTCGAGGCGGCCTTCGGGCAGGGCGATGGTGCCGACGAGGAAGCCATTCGCGCCGAGTTCGACGGGATGCTGTCGATCGCCTGA